From the genome of Brassica oleracea var. oleracea cultivar TO1000 chromosome C4, BOL, whole genome shotgun sequence:
CTAGCTTCACTGAGATGCTTGAGCATTGCAACAAGGAGGATAACTTATGCGTCGGTTCTTGCTCAGAGAACAGCTACGTTCCTTGCAACGAGTTCGCGACGAAGCACACGCTATACTGCGAGCAGCACCTCCCCAACTGGCTCAAGCGTGCGAGGAACGGAAAGAGCCGGATCATATCGAAAGAAGTGTTTGTAGATCTTCTAAGGAGCTGTTCATCTCGCGAGGAGAAGCTGCCTCTGCATCAAGCTTGTGATGTTTTCTACAAGCTCTTCAAAAGTCTCTTGTCGTTAAGAAACTCTGTCCCGGTGGACCAACAGCTTGAGTGGGCGATATCAGAAGCTTCGAGAGACGCTGATGCTGGAGTTGGGAGGTTCTTGATGAAGCTAGTGTCTCACGAAAAGGAGAGATTAGCTAGGATATGGGGTTTCAACGCTTATGGAGAAGAAGATGCATCAGAGTCTCCTCTTGCCATCACCAATGGTAAAGGAGAAGAGACGAGAGACGAAGAGAAATGGTCGTTCGTTGGATTCGCTTGCGCTATTTGTTTAGATTCTTTTGTGAAGCCAAAGCTTCTGGAAGCTCACGTGGAGGAGAGACATCACGTGCAGTTCGCGGAGAAGTGCATGCTTCTTCAGTGTATACCTTGCGGCAGCAACTTTGGAGATAAAGAACAGTTGCTGGTACATGTTCAAGCCGTTCATCCTTCTGAATGCAAGACGCTAACAGTTGCTTCTGAGTCTCAAAACCCTGAAGCAAGTAACTCACAGATCGTTGCGAGCCAAAACATAGAGAGCACAAGTGGTGGTGTACATAGATATGTATGCAAGTTCTGCGGGTTGAAATTCAATTTATTACCTGACCTTGGCCGTCACCATCAGGCAGAACACATGGGAGGACTAGTTACCTCTCGTGGTCCGAAAAAGGGGTTAAGGTTTAATAGTACCTACAGGATGAAGTCTGGTAGGCTAAGCCGTCCGAATAAGTTCAAGAAGAGTCTCGGAGCTGTCTCGTATAGTAGGATTAGAAACCGAGCTGGTGTGAACATGAAGAGGAGGATAATGCAAGATTCTACTAAATCAAAAACTGAATCATCACCGCCTCCTAGTGATAGTACGAACTTCGATAGATCGGCAGATGATGATGCTCATTGCTCTTTGGTTTCCAACATCTTGTTCTCGAAGATTAAGAAAGCCAAACTTCGTCCTAATAACCAAGATATCTTGTCTGCTGCTCGCTCAGCTTGCTGTAAGGTGAGCCTTGAGAACTCTATGGAGGCTAAGTTCGGTGTTTTGCCTGAGAGGGTCTATCTCAAGGCGGCGAAGCTCTGCGGCGAGCATGGTGTGCAATTGATATGGCATCTGGAAGGTTACATATGCTCTAACGGATGCAAGCCTTCTAAAGAACCAAATCTTCTATCTCCCTTGATCCCAAGACAAGAGAACGATCGATCCATGATAGCTGAAGACGGCGGAGAAGCTTCTGATAACGGTTTGGAAGTGGACGAGTGTCATTGTATCATGGAGGCTCATCATTTTACTAAGAGACCTTTGGGAAAGACCAATGTTCTGTGCAGTGACATAAGCTTTGGTAAGGAACCAGTTCCGGTATCTTGCGTGGTGGATGAGGATCTTTTGAAGCAGTGTGAGAAGAAGCCATGGGAATGTTTTACTTATATTACGAAACCAATGCTTAATCCTTCAGTGGATCTTGCAAAGGAGGTAATCCTAAATCTGAAACAAGATTGTGTCTTCTCTGTTGTAACATTGTTTGTTTGTCTGTCCATGCAGAAACTGCAACTAAGGTGTGGCTGTCCTGGTTCAGTGTGCTCGCCTGTGACTTGTGATCACGTGTACCTTTTCGGTAACGATTTTGAGGAATCTAGAGACATATATGGGAAGTCCATGAGGTGTAGATTCCCATATGATGACAAAGAACGGATCATTCTGGAGGTAGTTTTTTTTTAGATCTTGTTAATATCGTATCCACTACATGTGGTTCAACTAATGATTGTTCCTGGCAATGTTGTAGGAGGGTTATCCTGTTTATGAATGCAATGAGCTCTGTGGATGCTCTAGAACATGTCATAATCGTGTTCTGCAAAACGGAATACGCACTAAACTTGAAGTTTTTAGGACAGAAAGCAAGGTGAGTCATCATCCTTTGTTTATCTATCCGTCTTGGCTTCAGTTCCAGTATCCATGACTGATTGATCGACACAGGGATGGGGAGTACGAGCTTGTGAGCATATACTACGTGGCACATTCGTCTGCGAATACATTGGAGAAGTTCTTGATCAGCAAGAAGCAAACAAGAGACGAACTCAGTACATAGCTTTTTCTTAATCTTCTCCCATGTTTGTCTTCTTGCTTGGAACTGAAGTTAAACTCCTGCTTTTGATAACCATAGGTATGGAGAAGATGGTTGCAGCTACATACATGATGTTGATGCTAACATCAACGACATTGGTAGATTAATTGAAGGAGAGACTGATTTTGTTATTGATGCTACTACTCATGGAAACGTCTCTCGATTCATCAACCACAGGTGAGTCTGAAGTCTACCAATTCTTTTGCATCATTCTACAACATGACTTCTGATAACCATGTGTGGTCGGGTGGTATGGCGGACTCGGAAAGGTGCTAAGCGCCCCGGGTTCGAAACATACCACTTTTATTTACCCATCTGCGTAACCAGGCGGCGTGGGTAAACTCCCACCTAGAAAACATGACTTCTGATTTTAATCTTTATTTATTTTCATTTCTAGCTGCTCTCCGAATCTTGTAACGTACCAAGTTGTTGTGGAAAGCATGGAGTCCTCTCTTGCTCATATCGGTTTATACGCCAGTACAGATGTAAAACTCTCGTCCTCTTCTCTATTTGCTTGAAAGAAGTTTCTAAACTGTTGGACCTTAATTGATCTTTTTCCCCTTAACAGATAGCTGCAGGAGATGAGATCACGCGAGACTATGGACGCAGACCGTTAACATCTGGACAAGAAAATGGACATCCATGCCATTGTAGAGCTACATACTGCAGAGGTTGTTTCTTTTAGATTTTGGTTTTTAATAGGTTCAATTCTTTGCAGATTTGTTTCAGTAACTTCTTACAAGATTTTACTTTTTTTTTTATTTCCCATTTGAATCTTTAGACAGCTTCGGACTATTTGATTCTGCAAGTTTTTTTTTCAGTATTCATAGTCAAATGCTGATTTCTCCTTTCTCTATCGTGAAGAACCAAAAGAAAAGTTTTGATTCATGTGTTCATTCAAAACCAA
Proteins encoded in this window:
- the LOC106342135 gene encoding histone-lysine N-methyltransferase SUVR5, with protein sequence MEVMSCSSSQGAEQVETHGGLTMDEMLLDVDVEDSTVNDSALKPELDGLNAEKHSTTDVVNEETENLGGDNVEGESSSPSEPKWLQQDEPVALWVKWRGKWQAGIRCARADWPLTTLRGKPTHDRKKYYVIFFPHTKNYSWADMQLVRSIYEFPDPIAYKSHKVGVKMVKDLTVARRNIMRKLTIGMLNIVDQFHSEVVVESGNDIIFWKEFAMEASRSTSYQDLGRMLVKLHSMILQRYMDPNWLENSFPSWVQRCNDAMNAESVELLKEEFDNCIQWNQVKSISDLQMQLMVLSEWKTWKHDVTKWFSISRRSVAETAQEDSSKSIFNSDVQASHKRPKLEIRRAETTNTSSQMEPDTSPQDNTNAPVAVMKDEDVIMNTPVNGTDLWDGIVVEASGSQLVKTRETNDLSLTVVKKPFGSGNKSQQCTAFIEAKGRQCVRWANEGDIYCCVHLASRFATKAIKNEASPAAAEAPMCGGVTVLGTKCKHRSLPGMLYCKKHRPHTEMVVMTPDNNSSSHLLVKRKAAEMIEATQYQDVVVVPPPFVPNGTTTSFTEMLEHCNKEDNLCVGSCSENSYVPCNEFATKHTLYCEQHLPNWLKRARNGKSRIISKEVFVDLLRSCSSREEKLPLHQACDVFYKLFKSLLSLRNSVPVDQQLEWAISEASRDADAGVGRFLMKLVSHEKERLARIWGFNAYGEEDASESPLAITNGKGEETRDEEKWSFVGFACAICLDSFVKPKLLEAHVEERHHVQFAEKCMLLQCIPCGSNFGDKEQLLVHVQAVHPSECKTLTVASESQNPEASNSQIVASQNIESTSGGVHRYVCKFCGLKFNLLPDLGRHHQAEHMGGLVTSRGPKKGLRFNSTYRMKSGRLSRPNKFKKSLGAVSYSRIRNRAGVNMKRRIMQDSTKSKTESSPPPSDSTNFDRSADDDAHCSLVSNILFSKIKKAKLRPNNQDILSAARSACCKVSLENSMEAKFGVLPERVYLKAAKLCGEHGVQLIWHLEGYICSNGCKPSKEPNLLSPLIPRQENDRSMIAEDGGEASDNGLEVDECHCIMEAHHFTKRPLGKTNVLCSDISFGKEPVPVSCVVDEDLLKQCEKKPWECFTYITKPMLNPSVDLAKEKLQLRCGCPGSVCSPVTCDHVYLFGNDFEESRDIYGKSMRCRFPYDDKERIILEEGYPVYECNELCGCSRTCHNRVLQNGIRTKLEVFRTESKGWGVRACEHILRGTFVCEYIGEVLDQQEANKRRTQYGEDGCSYIHDVDANINDIGRLIEGETDFVIDATTHGNVSRFINHSCSPNLVTYQVVVESMESSLAHIGLYASTDIAAGDEITRDYGRRPLTSGQENGHPCHCRATYCRGCFF